In one Juglans regia cultivar Chandler chromosome 11, Walnut 2.0, whole genome shotgun sequence genomic region, the following are encoded:
- the LOC108992052 gene encoding probable ubiquitin-conjugating enzyme E2 16 encodes MTSSSAASRKALSKIACNRLQKELVEWQVNPPAGFKHKVTDNLQRWVIEVNGAPGTLYANETYQLQVDFPEHYPMEAPQVIFLHPAPLHPHIYSNGHICLDILYDSWSPAMTVSSICISILSMLSSSTVKQRPEDNDRYVKNCKNGRSPKETRWWFHDDKV; translated from the exons ATGACCAGCTCCTCAGCCGCCTCTCGCAAG GCTTTGAGTAAAATTGCTTGCAATCGCCTCCAGAAGGAGCTTGTCGAGTGGCAGGTCAATCCTCCCGCCGGTTTCAAACACAAAGTTACCGACAACctccaaag GTGGGTTATTGAAGTTAATGGAGCTCCAGGAACTCTGTATGCAAATGAAACTTATCAACTTCAGGTCGACTTTCCTGAGCATTACCCAATGGAAGCCCCGCAG GTTATATTTCTGCATCCTGCTCCACTGCATCCTCATATATATAGCAACGGCCATATTTGTTTAG ATATTTTGTACGACTCATGGTCCCCAGCCATGACTGTTAGTTCTATCTGTATCAGCATTCTCTCTATGCTATCAAGCTCAACTGTGAAG CAACGCCCTGAAGATAATGACCGCTATGTAAAGAACTGTAAAAATGGCCGATCTCCCAAGGAGACCCGATGGTGGTTCCATGATGATAAAGTGTAA